The following proteins are encoded in a genomic region of Roseinatronobacter sp. S2:
- a CDS encoding MFS transporter, with amino-acid sequence MAFYAFYVALYAQIAVGITFMPLWLKAQGLSEATVGMCMAAAAIIAVVINPLVGTFADRTRLNKAILVALVIGATFATLALTASSGALAVVMVFLMYRALISPLVPLAESILIANLSAYRLDFGQVRAWGSASVVATTLLCGVLVDWFDTRVILYLLLVILLAKIVTSNTLPARARGAQPAITTTVILRALRNRGFLLLLGSAAISQACHGVFYAFSTFRWLEAGHSTSVIGIFWGLGVGVEIVAFAFGKRITARLAPGKIILIACIAGILRWGIFGLSAELAPTLVVQVLQGATLGLGQVGVASYMRHNIAPQFLSSATGVYYAAAGLITALAILAGAQLYPIGSGYVFIFTASLCAFGAVVATLMVDRTRRSDEGDV; translated from the coding sequence ATGGCATTTTACGCATTCTATGTTGCGCTTTATGCACAGATTGCTGTCGGGATCACCTTCATGCCCCTCTGGCTGAAGGCCCAGGGGCTTAGCGAGGCGACCGTCGGAATGTGCATGGCAGCGGCAGCAATCATTGCCGTTGTCATCAACCCGTTGGTCGGCACGTTCGCTGACCGCACGCGCCTGAACAAGGCGATCCTTGTCGCGCTTGTCATCGGCGCGACATTTGCGACGCTTGCTTTGACTGCAAGCAGCGGCGCGCTCGCGGTTGTCATGGTATTCCTGATGTATCGGGCGCTTATTTCACCGCTCGTGCCATTGGCTGAATCGATCCTGATTGCGAATCTGTCCGCTTACAGGCTGGATTTCGGTCAGGTGCGGGCCTGGGGTTCCGCATCCGTTGTCGCCACGACCCTGCTTTGCGGGGTCCTTGTTGACTGGTTCGACACAAGGGTGATCCTTTATCTGCTCCTTGTGATCCTGCTGGCGAAGATTGTTACATCAAACACCCTCCCGGCCCGGGCGCGCGGTGCCCAGCCTGCAATCACGACCACCGTAATCCTGCGTGCCCTGCGCAATCGTGGCTTCCTATTGCTGCTTGGAAGTGCTGCGATTTCCCAGGCATGCCATGGCGTCTTTTATGCATTCAGCACTTTCCGCTGGCTGGAGGCAGGACATTCAACTTCAGTCATCGGCATTTTCTGGGGCCTGGGCGTCGGGGTCGAGATTGTTGCCTTCGCATTCGGCAAACGCATCACCGCGCGCCTTGCACCGGGGAAGATCATTCTTATCGCCTGTATTGCGGGCATTCTGCGCTGGGGCATTTTCGGCCTGTCGGCAGAACTTGCGCCGACGCTTGTTGTTCAGGTCCTGCAAGGTGCCACGCTTGGCCTCGGGCAAGTCGGCGTCGCGTCCTATATGCGGCACAACATTGCGCCACAGTTTCTTTCAAGTGCAACGGGCGTCTATTATGCCGCCGCAGGACTGATTACAGCGCTGGCCATTCTGGCGGGCGCGCAGCTTTATCCGATCGGCAGCGGCTATGTTTTCATCTTCACTGCGTCGCTTTGCGCATTTGGCGCAGTTGTTGCCACCTTGATGGTGGACAGGACACGCCGCAGTGACGAAGGCGATGTCTAA